One window from the genome of Leptospira broomii serovar Hurstbridge str. 5399 encodes:
- a CDS encoding TatD family hydrolase: MYSIIDTHCHLDIVLEQGQTIDQSLRNAKESGIKKIVQIGIDLESSIRAKGLSEEYSDSDIDIFYSIGCHPTETHEFSKKEEILSYINENVDDSRLSAIGEIGLDYYHDASSKNEQIEVLHSFLDASHRYRLPVVIHSRDAGEDTIAILKEHRDKAFGVIHCFTYDYSIAKRLVDLGYYISFSGILAFKNAKDIQEAAEKLPLEALLIETDAPFLAPPPFRGKRNEPAFTKFVLEKMFSLRKESNIEVEKMLYSNSEKFIERKPFYHA, encoded by the coding sequence ATGTATTCCATCATAGATACCCACTGTCATCTGGATATTGTTCTAGAACAAGGCCAGACAATCGACCAAAGCCTTCGTAATGCAAAAGAATCCGGCATTAAGAAAATCGTCCAAATCGGAATCGACCTTGAGAGCTCTATTAGAGCGAAAGGTCTATCTGAAGAATATTCGGATTCGGATATTGATATTTTCTATTCAATCGGATGCCATCCGACTGAGACCCATGAATTTTCGAAGAAAGAGGAAATTCTCTCCTATATTAACGAGAATGTGGACGACTCTCGCCTTTCCGCGATAGGCGAGATAGGTCTGGATTATTATCATGATGCATCTTCTAAAAATGAACAAATCGAAGTGCTTCATTCTTTCTTAGACGCTTCTCATAGATATCGACTCCCTGTCGTTATTCATTCTAGAGACGCGGGAGAGGATACGATAGCTATTTTAAAAGAGCATAGAGATAAGGCTTTTGGTGTTATTCACTGTTTTACTTACGATTATTCCATTGCCAAGCGATTGGTTGATTTGGGATATTACATCTCATTTTCCGGAATCCTAGCTTTTAAGAACGCAAAGGATATTCAGGAAGCGGCGGAAAAACTTCCCTTGGAAGCTTTACTTATAGAAACCGATGCACCTTTTTTAGCTCCGCCTCCATTTCGCGGAAAACGAAACGAACCTGCGTTTACGAAATTTGTTCTGGAGAAAATGTTTTCATTGAGAAAGGAATCGAATATAGAAGTAGAAAAGATGCTGTACTCCAATTCCGAAAAATTTATCGAAAGGAAACCCTTCTATCATGCTTGA
- a CDS encoding OmpA family protein, producing the protein MYSRIRTVYSASILFVSNSLIHKDFGSFASLSKLVLSRLSARLGKLSRVLLICIIVSALSNLNSQENKERKPEKLKGGINTSLNEFGISLSDDGNTLYYYSKRNNSNYTDIYKSVRNGNLWSAGLELSELNSQFDDQSPFVLNKEEGILFSSNRDGSIEFILPNGKIGVSRDIYFSKKGEGKWLRPTSLPTTVNTSAIEENPYLYENRLYFTRYPFGVVGESDIFVSEYSDKTWNKAYRLPSPINTDYAEIATTIGRDGNTLYFSSNRPGGFGGMDIYKSTRNPDGSYTEPINLGPMINSKGDEAFYVEAPDGKNAYFCRREESSNYDIYEIEATPSWDDLKTGKKISIEAIHFQSGSFELENDSKPSLDHLVEFLSTNGKSKLKITGHTDLHGETQDNMVLSRRRAESVRSYLIHKGISPDRIETEGKGSTEPIFQDKNPETDRKNRRTEFQLLE; encoded by the coding sequence ATGTACTCCCGTATTCGGACGGTTTATTCTGCTAGCATCCTTTTTGTTTCGAATTCATTGATCCATAAGGATTTTGGTTCATTCGCCTCTCTATCTAAATTAGTCTTGTCAAGACTCTCGGCCCGGTTAGGCAAGTTATCTCGCGTACTTTTGATATGCATCATTGTTTCCGCTCTCAGCAATTTGAATTCGCAAGAGAATAAGGAACGGAAACCCGAAAAATTGAAAGGAGGAATTAACACTTCATTAAACGAATTCGGAATAAGCCTTTCGGATGACGGTAATACGTTGTACTATTATTCTAAGCGCAACAATTCAAATTATACCGACATATATAAGTCCGTTCGAAACGGGAATCTCTGGTCGGCCGGATTAGAGTTATCTGAATTGAATTCGCAGTTCGACGATCAAAGCCCTTTTGTTTTGAATAAAGAGGAAGGGATTTTATTTTCTTCTAATCGTGACGGTAGTATCGAATTCATCTTGCCGAACGGGAAGATCGGAGTATCGAGAGACATATATTTTTCCAAGAAAGGTGAAGGTAAGTGGTTACGTCCTACTTCTCTTCCAACAACGGTCAATACCTCCGCGATCGAAGAGAATCCCTATCTGTATGAGAACCGTTTATATTTTACTCGTTATCCATTCGGGGTCGTCGGTGAATCGGATATTTTCGTTTCTGAATATAGCGATAAAACTTGGAATAAAGCCTATCGATTGCCCTCTCCTATCAATACGGATTATGCGGAGATAGCGACCACTATAGGAAGAGACGGAAACACACTTTACTTTTCTTCGAATAGACCGGGCGGCTTTGGAGGTATGGACATATATAAATCGACTCGAAATCCCGATGGGAGTTATACCGAACCGATTAATTTAGGGCCGATGATAAATTCGAAAGGTGACGAGGCGTTTTACGTCGAGGCTCCTGACGGTAAGAACGCCTACTTTTGCAGAAGGGAAGAGTCATCCAATTATGATATTTACGAAATCGAAGCCACTCCAAGCTGGGATGATTTGAAAACCGGCAAAAAAATTTCGATAGAAGCCATTCATTTTCAAAGCGGATCTTTTGAATTGGAAAACGATTCTAAACCCTCGTTAGATCATTTGGTTGAATTTCTTTCTACGAACGGCAAATCAAAATTAAAGATTACCGGTCATACCGATCTCCACGGAGAAACCCAAGATAATATGGTATTAAGTCGCCGGAGAGCGGAGTCAGTTAGAAGTTATTTAATTCATAAGGGGATATCACCCGACAGGATCGAGACGGAGGGTAAAGGAAGTACCGAACCTATTTTTCAGGACAAAAATCCCGAAACGGATCGGAAAAACCGTCGCACTGAATTTCAACTTCTTGAATAA
- a CDS encoding acyl-CoA thioesterase, whose protein sequence is MSSSPGDFFHTLRVRYSEIDAQAVVFNAHYLTYFDTSLNEYMRYLKYDYKEELIKNGLDFVVTRSLIEYKSPARFDEELNIFIKPGTIKPASIQWNLEVRKKEDETLICTGELTWAFLHLESRTPAKLPEVFKNLRK, encoded by the coding sequence ATGTCTTCTAGTCCGGGAGATTTTTTTCATACTCTTCGAGTAAGATATTCCGAAATCGATGCGCAAGCAGTCGTATTCAACGCCCATTATTTGACCTATTTTGATACTTCTCTAAACGAATACATGAGGTATCTGAAATACGACTATAAAGAAGAATTAATCAAGAATGGTTTAGATTTTGTAGTTACTCGGTCATTGATCGAGTATAAATCTCCGGCAAGATTTGACGAGGAATTGAATATCTTTATCAAACCGGGAACGATTAAGCCAGCTAGCATCCAATGGAATTTGGAAGTTAGGAAAAAGGAAGATGAAACCTTAATTTGTACTGGGGAGCTCACTTGGGCCTTCCTGCATTTGGAGTCACGGACCCCGGCCAAACTGCCGGAAGTTTTTAAAAATCTAAGAAAGTGA
- a CDS encoding ParB/RepB/Spo0J family partition protein, which produces MSAKPKALGRGLGNLIPVSEEKALKEAGGEGALREIKLSEIRPNPDQPRRTFSEDSLRELSETIKAHGVIQPIVVKETGVGYEIISGERRYRACKLAGFMKIPAIVKKASENQALEMALIENIQRENLNPIEEALAYKTLCDKLGLKISDVATRVGKNRATVSNLIRLLQLPDSVMDLVKNGRISEGHARPLLAIADRKKTEQLAYQIAEKGLTVRQVEEIVSNLTEETPVKDKKKVKKKEVDIVELENKFRKKYSMKVDISHSSSSGKGKLSIAYPSLDALQKILDALGL; this is translated from the coding sequence ATGAGCGCAAAGCCCAAAGCCTTAGGGCGGGGTTTAGGTAACCTCATCCCTGTTTCAGAAGAGAAGGCATTAAAAGAGGCCGGTGGGGAAGGTGCACTTCGAGAAATTAAACTTTCCGAGATTAGGCCGAACCCGGACCAACCAAGAAGAACTTTTTCGGAAGATTCGCTTCGTGAACTCTCCGAAACGATCAAAGCTCATGGAGTCATCCAGCCAATTGTAGTCAAGGAGACAGGTGTAGGATACGAGATCATTTCGGGGGAAAGGCGATACCGCGCATGTAAATTAGCCGGCTTCATGAAAATTCCCGCAATCGTAAAAAAAGCCAGTGAGAACCAAGCTCTTGAAATGGCTTTGATCGAGAATATCCAACGGGAAAATCTCAATCCCATCGAAGAGGCTTTGGCTTACAAGACTCTCTGCGACAAGCTAGGCTTGAAAATCAGCGACGTTGCTACTAGAGTCGGAAAGAATAGAGCCACCGTTTCAAACTTAATTCGTCTCCTCCAACTTCCCGATTCAGTCATGGACTTGGTTAAGAATGGAAGAATTTCTGAAGGTCATGCGCGCCCATTACTGGCGATCGCAGATCGTAAGAAAACAGAGCAATTGGCCTATCAAATTGCGGAGAAAGGACTGACGGTCAGACAAGTCGAAGAAATCGTTTCAAATTTGACCGAAGAAACTCCGGTAAAAGACAAAAAGAAAGTTAAAAAGAAGGAAGTGGATATCGTAGAATTGGAGAATAAGTTTCGAAAGAAATATTCTATGAAAGTGGACATTTCCCATAGTTCGTCTTCCGGAAAGGGAAAGTTAAGTATCGCTTATCCGAGTTTAGATGCTTTACAGAAAATTTTAGACGCCCTAGGGCTTTAG
- the serS gene encoding serine--tRNA ligase has translation MLDLKFITENTEALKANLELRGFKDIGILDELARIIHKKKELQKETESLREERNKASKEIGKIKQSGGDIAAASAAVKEIGDKIKEIETDLEIQENLLSEINLGLPNILDSQVPAGKNEQDNKVLYEVGEVRNFSFLPKPHYELGENLKWIDFEKGVKLGGGRAYTYFGFGAKLERALANFMLETHTKEHGYTEVWVPVMVTDECMVTTGQYPKFKDEYYRMERDELNLIPTAEVPLTNLYRDEILTEDQLPISVTAHTSCFRREAGSYGKDTRGLVRVHQFQKVELVKFSRPEDSEKEHKSMLSHAENILKKLGLRYRVMLLCSGDISAASSKTYDLEVWMPGLNRWMEISSVSNFKDFQARRGKIRYKAKDGKNQLVHTLNGSGLAIGRTMAAILETYQKEDGTIEFPESLKQYF, from the coding sequence ATGCTTGATCTTAAATTTATTACCGAAAATACCGAAGCTTTAAAAGCTAATCTGGAACTACGCGGGTTTAAAGATATCGGAATACTAGATGAATTAGCTAGAATCATTCATAAAAAAAAAGAGCTTCAAAAGGAAACGGAATCTCTTCGTGAGGAGAGGAATAAGGCCAGCAAAGAGATCGGAAAGATTAAACAATCTGGAGGGGATATTGCTGCCGCTTCTGCCGCCGTAAAGGAAATAGGAGATAAAATTAAGGAGATCGAGACTGACCTCGAAATCCAAGAGAATCTCTTGAGCGAAATTAATTTAGGTCTTCCTAATATATTAGATTCGCAAGTTCCCGCCGGCAAAAACGAGCAAGATAATAAGGTTTTATATGAAGTCGGAGAAGTGCGGAATTTTTCATTTCTTCCGAAGCCGCACTATGAACTCGGAGAAAATCTTAAATGGATTGATTTTGAGAAAGGAGTCAAACTAGGCGGCGGAAGGGCTTACACTTATTTCGGTTTCGGGGCCAAGTTAGAAAGAGCTTTGGCCAATTTTATGCTGGAAACCCATACTAAAGAACACGGATACACCGAAGTTTGGGTTCCAGTGATGGTAACTGATGAATGTATGGTAACAACCGGGCAGTATCCCAAATTTAAAGATGAATATTATAGAATGGAACGGGACGAATTGAATTTAATTCCCACTGCCGAAGTTCCATTAACGAATCTTTATAGAGATGAAATCTTAACTGAAGATCAATTACCTATCTCCGTAACGGCCCATACTTCTTGCTTTAGGCGGGAAGCAGGATCCTATGGTAAAGATACGAGGGGTCTAGTACGCGTTCATCAATTTCAGAAGGTCGAATTGGTGAAATTCTCAAGACCCGAAGATTCCGAGAAGGAACATAAATCGATGCTTTCTCACGCGGAAAATATACTTAAAAAGCTAGGTCTGCGCTACCGGGTAATGTTGCTCTGTAGCGGTGATATTTCTGCCGCTTCATCGAAAACCTACGATCTGGAAGTTTGGATGCCTGGATTAAACCGATGGATGGAGATTTCCTCGGTTTCGAATTTTAAGGATTTTCAAGCTCGTCGCGGTAAAATTCGTTATAAAGCCAAAGACGGGAAGAACCAACTGGTCCATACGCTAAACGGTTCCGGACTTGCAATCGGACGAACGATGGCGGCAATTTTGGAAACGTACCAAAAAGAAGACGGAACGATAGAATTTCCCGAATCCTTGAAGCAATATTTCTAA
- a CDS encoding M23 family metallopeptidase has translation MNLKSYFALIYYRLRYKYQDLKLKLDLKVANWNKKGRERLTVMVIPHSEQKTINFHISYRAITIFVGTILVLLLISSVNVLSHSGSIHQLTELNLSNQDFIRQSAKMKEEINSLHEHVDYYHTHVGALYGRLTGDSSKVAKGIGGAEKLTSNGSSKDGSQLPPGAEVFRLKEDVHNLKVANELTQEIISILKKRKSVIRQTPSIWPVRGYVLYPYGEYLNPITARREMNNGIDIGAFPGSEVVATAPGTIYEIGYTRHTGYFVKVAHKFGWKTIYSNLDRIKIKQNQQVSKAEVIGFVGKSENSPQYSLHYEIHVGTRAINPFAFLNQIQD, from the coding sequence GTGAATCTGAAATCATACTTCGCTCTCATATACTATCGGCTACGCTACAAATACCAGGACCTAAAACTTAAGTTAGATCTAAAAGTAGCGAACTGGAACAAGAAGGGTAGAGAGCGTTTGACCGTGATGGTCATTCCGCATTCGGAACAAAAAACGATTAATTTCCATATCTCGTATCGTGCGATCACTATCTTCGTAGGAACGATTCTTGTCCTTTTATTGATCAGTTCGGTTAACGTACTAAGTCATTCGGGTTCCATTCATCAACTTACCGAACTTAATCTTTCAAACCAAGACTTCATCCGTCAGTCCGCAAAAATGAAAGAAGAGATAAACAGTCTTCATGAACATGTAGACTACTATCACACACATGTCGGTGCGCTTTACGGACGCCTAACGGGTGACTCTTCAAAAGTCGCAAAAGGAATCGGCGGAGCGGAAAAATTAACATCTAACGGTTCTTCGAAGGACGGAAGCCAGCTGCCACCCGGAGCGGAAGTATTTCGTTTAAAAGAAGACGTTCATAACCTGAAAGTAGCAAACGAACTTACTCAAGAAATCATTAGTATCTTGAAAAAGAGAAAAAGCGTCATTCGGCAAACGCCTTCTATTTGGCCGGTCCGAGGTTATGTGCTCTATCCTTATGGAGAATATCTGAACCCGATTACTGCTCGGAGAGAGATGAATAACGGAATTGATATAGGAGCCTTTCCCGGTTCTGAAGTAGTTGCGACCGCTCCGGGAACAATCTATGAAATCGGTTACACTAGGCATACCGGGTACTTCGTAAAGGTGGCCCACAAATTCGGATGGAAAACAATCTATTCAAATTTAGATAGAATCAAGATCAAGCAGAACCAACAAGTATCTAAAGCCGAAGTTATAGGGTTCGTGGGTAAGTCCGAAAACAGCCCGCAATATAGCCTTCATTATGAAATACACGTCGGGACTAGAGCAATCAATCCCTTCGCATTCCTAAACCAAATCCAAGACTGA
- a CDS encoding substrate-binding periplasmic protein, which yields MTRPSSTLRALLPALILFISDGIFAQKIPVSRLDQILAKKEIVVGVNRVYEPFYIQDPLEGFPGFDVELAKLYAEYLGVALKLKPLKTFRQFSDEIAAGSIDIALAGMSTDLSRGKTVSFSDPYLLATPAGLIFKKSLPPEPEGSIVTTRSFKSLDDLSVLNGVSFSVRSNTTNHNFLLRKFGKNKIYSYLSDSIAIDALIKNDVTCYVADSLYILALLQKQPSLRASYLPLINPVMDDYISAAMPLNDLVFVDNFNFFIKELKRTGVMEGIRSKYFLSKDWVK from the coding sequence ATGACGAGACCGAGCAGTACCTTGCGAGCTCTCCTCCCAGCTCTCATTTTATTTATTTCCGACGGTATTTTTGCCCAAAAAATACCTGTTAGCAGATTGGATCAAATCTTGGCAAAAAAGGAAATTGTCGTGGGTGTGAATCGAGTTTATGAACCGTTTTACATTCAAGATCCGCTTGAAGGGTTTCCAGGCTTCGATGTTGAATTAGCGAAACTTTACGCAGAGTATTTAGGAGTGGCACTTAAATTAAAGCCGCTTAAAACTTTTAGACAATTTTCAGACGAGATAGCCGCGGGCTCGATTGATATCGCATTAGCGGGGATGTCCACGGACTTAAGCCGCGGGAAGACTGTCAGTTTTTCGGATCCTTATTTGTTAGCAACTCCTGCCGGTCTTATTTTTAAGAAATCACTTCCTCCGGAACCTGAAGGAAGTATCGTAACGACTAGGTCGTTCAAGTCACTAGATGATCTATCCGTTTTGAACGGGGTCTCTTTTTCAGTTCGTTCAAATACTACAAATCATAACTTCCTTTTGAGAAAATTCGGAAAAAATAAAATTTACAGTTATCTTTCCGACTCGATAGCTATCGACGCACTTATTAAGAACGACGTTACTTGTTACGTTGCTGACAGTTTATATATCCTCGCTTTACTTCAAAAGCAACCTAGTTTACGCGCAAGTTATTTGCCTTTAATTAATCCTGTGATGGATGACTATATAAGTGCGGCTATGCCGTTAAACGATCTTGTTTTCGTAGATAACTTTAATTTCTTCATTAAAGAGTTAAAGAGAACGGGTGTAATGGAAGGAATCCGATCGAAATATTTTCTCTCCAAAGATTGGGTAAAATAA
- a CDS encoding YaaR family protein, translating to MKVNSQDPRRNQRRKGDYYGLSFSSSLYSPVPSAVPDAAIPDSKAQFFELVEHLLPYSQEKTRDLNSLLRDLPDAERNFLKSPTYENLNVYKRIVQAILREVMDRNTSVETLRSRARGGSEKIYQLINTVDDKVQTLADFIIHPDNSTFDLMKRMEDIRGLLVDLMN from the coding sequence TTGAAAGTAAACTCGCAAGATCCACGCAGAAATCAAAGACGCAAAGGTGACTACTACGGCCTTTCCTTTTCTTCTAGTCTATATAGTCCGGTTCCTTCCGCAGTACCGGACGCGGCAATCCCCGATTCAAAGGCCCAATTTTTTGAACTTGTTGAACACTTATTACCGTATAGCCAGGAAAAAACACGGGATCTAAACTCGTTACTACGCGATTTACCGGATGCGGAAAGAAATTTTTTAAAATCGCCTACTTATGAAAATTTGAATGTCTACAAACGGATTGTCCAGGCAATTCTCAGAGAGGTGATGGATCGCAACACTTCGGTAGAAACGCTTAGAAGTAGAGCTAGAGGCGGTTCTGAAAAAATTTACCAATTAATAAATACGGTAGATGATAAAGTTCAAACGTTAGCAGATTTTATAATTCATCCGGATAATTCTACTTTCGATTTGATGAAGCGTATGGAAGATATCCGCGGACTTCTCGTGGATCTAATGAATTAA
- a CDS encoding bactofilin family protein → MAQTEEHLAVNSIIGEGAEFNGDFKLSGLLRIDGIFRGTIKTDGKVLIGKSGIVDTDIRARIVVAGGEIHGNIFATERVTLLASCRMKGDIITPKVVMEEGVQFEGNCKINPIAR, encoded by the coding sequence ATGGCGCAAACCGAAGAGCATTTAGCGGTAAATAGCATTATCGGAGAAGGAGCCGAGTTCAACGGTGACTTCAAACTTTCGGGTTTATTACGTATAGACGGGATTTTTCGCGGGACGATTAAAACGGACGGAAAAGTACTCATCGGCAAGAGTGGAATCGTCGATACGGATATCAGAGCTCGGATTGTTGTCGCCGGCGGTGAGATCCATGGGAATATCTTCGCCACCGAACGAGTGACTCTTCTCGCAAGTTGCCGAATGAAAGGCGATATCATTACTCCGAAAGTCGTAATGGAAGAGGGAGTGCAATTCGAGGGTAACTGTAAAATAAACCCGATTGCACGTTGA